One stretch of Gadus chalcogrammus isolate NIFS_2021 chromosome 14, NIFS_Gcha_1.0, whole genome shotgun sequence DNA includes these proteins:
- the bbs4 gene encoding Bardet-Biedl syndrome 4 protein has translation MMQTHGDFDVAMNKYRVAACAVPESPPLWNNIGMCFFGKKKYVAAISCLKRAHYLSPFDWKVLYNLGLVHLTMQQYASAFHFLSAAANLNPRFGELYMLLAVALTNLDDVENATRSYQQAVSLDRSNPLVNLNFAVLLYNQGDKKGALLQYQEVERKASGLREASSGVEFDPELVDMAQKMGAALQVAESPVWTRPPADTKSKPRSAAATKNPGAPLGTNQALGQAMSSAASYNKKIQLSAGANRGPSMPLEPEPYTENAPGTPSDPPGPPELQETPEAPKLQTSKSKAKMVEGD, from the exons ATGATGCAGACTCACGGAGACTTTGATGTGGCCATGAACAAGTACCGTGTGGCTGCCTGTGCCGTGCCCGAGAGCCCCCCCCTCTGGAACAACATTGGCATGTGCTTCTTCGGCAAGAAGAAATACGTGGCT GCCATCAGCTGCTTGAAGAGAGCCCACTACCTGTCCCCGTTTGACTGGAAGGTTCTCTACAACCTGGGCTTGGTGCACCTCACCATGCAGCAGTACGCATCTGCATTCCACTTCCTCAGCGCGGCCGCCAACCTCAACCCGCGCTTTGGGGAGCTCTACATGCTGCTGGCAG TTGCCCTTACAAATCTGGATGACGTAGAGAACGCCACCAGGTCCTACCAACAAGCAGTGTCTCTCGACAG GTCCAACCCCTTGGTCAACCTGAACTTTGCCGTGCTGCTCTACAACCAGGGCGACAAGAAGGGGGCCCTGCTGCAGTaccaggaggtggagaggaaggCTAGCGGGCTGCGGGAGGCCAGCAGCGGTGTGGAGTTTGATCCTGAG CTGGTGGACATGGCTCAGAAGATGGGGGCCGCCCTGCAGGTGGCAGAGAGCCCGGTGTGGACACGACCGCCCGCAGACACCAAGTCCAAACCCCGCTCAGCAGCCGCCACCAAGAACCCCGGGGCCCCCCTTGGCACCAACCAGGCCCTGGGCCAGGCCATGTCCTCGGCCGCCAGCTACAACAAAAAGATCCAGCTCTCAGCAG GAGCCAACAGGGGTCCATCGATGCCTCTTGAGCCTGAGCCTTACACAGAGAACGCCCCCGGCACACCCAGCGACCCCCCTGGCCCTCCTGAACTCCAGGAGACCCCTGAGGCCCCCAAACTCCAGACCTCCAAGAGTAAAGCCAAGATGGTGGAGGGGGATTAA